The genomic segment CCGGCGACCACTGCGGCGAGCGCGGCCCCGACCAGCGCGTACTCGGTCCACGCACCGAGTCGATCCGACAGCGTAGTCTGCTGGCGCAGGGGCACGTCGGCGACCATTGAGGTGGCCGTGTACAGGCTGGTCGAGCGCATCACCTCGCCGTCCGGCGCGACGATCGCACTGATGCCGCTGGTGGCTGCCACGACGACCGCCCGGCCGTGTTCGACCGCCCGCACCCTCGACATGGCGAGCTGCTGGTGGCTCATCTCACCCGGTCCGAACCACGCGTTGTTGGTGGGTGTGACGAGCAGCTCGGCACCGGCGAGCACGTTCTCCCGCGCCACGTAGTCGTAGGCGACCTCGTAGCAGATGACCGGCCCGATTCGCGTGCCCGCGACGTCGAGGGCGGCGGCCTCCTCGCCCCACCGCATGTCGCGGGTGTCGTCGACGAACGGGGTGAACCAGCGCGCGATGTCGCGCACCGGGACGTACTCGGCGAACGGCACCAGCTCGCGCTTGGTGTACTGCCCGGTGATGCCCTGCCCGGGCTCCCAGACGAGCGTGGCGTTCGCCGTGAGGTCGCTGCCGTCCGGCCGGTGGAGCGAGCCGACCAGCATGGGCACGTCGAACTCCTCGGCGAGCGCGTCCAGCAGCGGGTCACCACCGCGGACGTCGGTGGCCGTCTCGGGCCACACGACGAGATCCGGGCGCGGGACCGCGCCGGAGCGGATGTCCTCCAACAGTTTCGCGCTCTCGGCGAAGTGGTTGGCGCGGATCTCCTCGCGCCTGCCCAGCAGGCCGATCCCCACGTCGGGGGCGTTGCCCTGCACCACGGCGACCGTGCGGGTGCCCGACTCGGGAGCCGTCGGGATG from the Saccharomonospora azurea NA-128 genome contains:
- the lnt gene encoding apolipoprotein N-acyltransferase gives rise to the protein RLALAAGSGLLFHAGFAPRSWWWVVPFAFAGLGLVLHRRGGWGAAGYGLVFGVAFNLAHLVWIQDFLGEEFGPAPWLALTAVLSVFVALACALFPVVSRLPGAPVWQALVFLLQEAVLLRWPFNGFPWGRVGFSQAEGAYLSLASLGGAPLLGFAVLVTGFGLAQLVVRVREGGLRPSRRWVAPALAVVLPVVAGLATWPTIPTAPESGTRTVAVVQGNAPDVGIGLLGRREEIRANHFAESAKLLEDIRSGAVPRPDLVVWPETATDVRGGDPLLDALAEEFDVPMLVGSLHRPDGSDLTANATLVWEPGQGITGQYTKRELVPFAEYVPVRDIARWFTPFVDDTRDMRWGEEAAALDVAGTRIGPVICYEVAYDYVARENVLAGAELLVTPTNNAWFGPGEMSHQQLAMSRVRAVEHGRAVVVAATSGISAIVAPDGEVMRSTSLYTATSMVADVPLRQQTTLSDRLGAWTEYALVGAALAAVVAGFVLRSHSMRTTMRADATEGEQHGGGHTAHG